Proteins from a genomic interval of Toxoplasma gondii ME49 chromosome Ia, whole genome shotgun sequence:
- a CDS encoding calpain family cysteine protease domain-containing protein (encoded by transcript TGME49_293820), with product MKGFASSFSLLPPTFPVSSASACLEKKQAIYPPEGAAPGGASFFAAFPSPVFEVGTLSNFFSSLSPLSPLTSGDHFYSSSHSSPRSTPSSGNAVPSLHSVPPAHAPSGSSQCTDSLPTARGSCSSLQTKVPDTPQRRRCSLWTAAPSHVWEERWRVDCQAGWERAIEESLDLRSEKEDTALYREQTPPCIETAVSAGCEGHRRSNSSSPRGASPSVASDRPLASLCVGEELSRAAASPIRAPEASCSPSSICPSALPSTREAGPLSPGVAREFSPSVARLRRHSRFRLQDASGSQKGAAEARDARKLRGFFGTFLADGSGDTRVDPERDPSKPPRHLETRLFNPALRFLSERRIQASSSSCSVFLSSPSPFRGNYLERGVPDCGRDSSPAVVAFGTAPYTRRLSPWSPLRSPNSASACAQPPRRRNGIAASSARAPSFSPSLSSHSSSLSSYRSSVPSLSPSHVVSSRLSLSSVSSAFARPFRRVLRRPETWSPLPSEGCPAWRLSPATPEDSLPLSGSLSAASAPSGVRLTASALSPERRPDSLGIASAPPNCLRKMGCQCSTQRNVRRPESPSKSQSDSVVRRSEGTRAGLSSTPATVEGTPREAKRQGSRGSEARCEAADGEPRKRGGIRAREADEPGKEEEEVSADAASEKPVDGTPGGVSSPEGRAGQGTQEPGKKCGVRGDTSHASREAGTWRLEERENHQTEGSSPPLPWQSEQKDLERSGVGEGDAPPLFSRLASSGLTALEKDVHAGHLEAMESRVALSAAGGRKRRGEEVKERGDSEAHPSEQETLMTSPARLASTGTTRATESTREAPPAGPALGTCSGRGCPSPETATSGPGKGSLRSCASQDGSPAAIFSSPYKRRSSGRQGRGDEAGSAAPIAGACSRPKDGKATPGVASSSFASGDGCSDGGVDPDRGSAARRRDSSRSLVRRRVSSASPSRPEGPSSGRVSGSRPRHTQSGCSGIVSQGSAFPAALSQWKKGACVSNKCADSDALCCLSPLAYSQQKLLPSHLSGSLAVSEILLESSIVGRYVMLPWNEEDGDIRQNFYVHCPPPVALCSPLSQSVAMHASTPPPFPLGPSRREAVAACPVSPPCGRRGRVNRRSEPERGDGRGRDELESGMYAGAKLAPEGLVKSTQESPVNGRHLASSACGNARAGREEGGRTTEKSRWTKRNYPAPAQGDVTESLESLSYGFGGFPQESRERRRRNTGGGSREACNSRAQGRETRKTEDGAVSSRFEGEARSHPCPRPPACCTSIPLASASSPTGGSSFAGASVSDPVVRTEAEGEVSPGELGVPGDSAEAPACDLATLSPCGDPGALGRCEEWGPDGKWTDPDGVMSLSRKQQQKFAAWKRLSEIVKDPVVIQDVPNSRAIRQGFVGDCSFLSSLAVLSEFERKHNVPVLSGLLYPQGTIPAVSEAGRRPQDGGERVGPIFNPRGMYACRLYFNGVPRKVLIDDYVPVRKDNKLLAAHSSNKSELWVTLLEKAFVKLMGGSYSMQGSNPGADLYHLTGWIPETIPFRSDVHTGSPASHKPIVTGRENEDDEVVKDPKWTQIWTQLYLGLTAGRCVACLGTSEVSDAAPSGLDFPEGVSVSSGIVARHAYSILNYAEIEGHRLLYVKNPWGCVRWKGKFSPSDKASWTQNMKEKLGYDPATAAKSDCGCFWIEWLDVVRWFSHLYVCWDNSCFPYQAEIHSKWERSPFIENSSLADDSHMVAFNPQFHLRISPRPEDFASSALAGPYPFLSFPSLTSPASAASLPMPSNSPPGTPHTASLSPVPSFSQENQPVELWILLSRHVRERQKDLATKYLAIHLHAASERATCPPPPAKQGVYSNGECTLVKLRVHPHVFRDLFARDASDEGSRFPSDNSAKREEKGKKEAAGGRPPLPGFEGHQLLDASEFVLVVSQYSQKDEFNFTIKVYGHVHSCLTQLPPLLPTDAQSIYFKNSWGPSTAGGCSNDLWRYFTNPHIRLKVPQPCDAIFFLESPQEHSVNLRLFKNRVATARLLRTGKALSTGPYRAGCCMLKARLEATTYTIIPSTFRPDDFDTFQLSLHVPGNVAKPRPVLLPQPYAIPPPSSLFYRVVDGRKCTRQVWARVALQVQGPTLVALRLQMPGPPEPGDVFPSLTVYRYTETAEREREVESERSAERKNQKKLQFVIRSDLDGGLSEDGHTASSAAQDLFQKQGVVNVSSVELVDPLSPYVIFISTLNGDKDADGCPQYAHSRDVALHYLHRCEGRQREDVPKARPWMLHVIADRPLDVQLLL from the exons ATGAAgggtttcgcttcttccttctctcttcttcctcctaccttccccgtctcctctgcctcggcgtgtctggaaaagaaacaagcCATTTACCCTCCAGAGGGGGCTGCTCCTGGCGGtgcgtccttcttcgccgcatTCCCGTCTCCCGTTTTCGAGGTGGGGACCTTGTCAaattttttttcgtctctgtctcctttgtcacCTCTGACCTCCGGCGATCATTTCTACTCTTCCTCGCATTCCTCTCCCCGGTCCACGCCTTCTTCGGGAAACGCCGTACCGTCACTGCATTCCGTTCCTCCCGCGCATGCGCCGTCCGGTTCTTCgcagtgtacagacagcctTCCAACTGCCCGTGGGTCCTGTTCTAGCTTGCAAACGAAAGTGCCAGACACGCCCCAGCGCCGTCGCTGTTCCCTCTGGACGGCTGCACCTTCCCACGTTTGGGAGGAACGGTGGAGGGTGGACTGTCAGGCTGGGTGGGAGCGAGCGATCGAGGAATCTCTGGATCTGCGCTCCGAAAAAGAGGACACTGCCCTCTACCGTGAACAGACTCCTCCCTGCATTGAGacggctgtctctgcaggctGCGAAGGTCACAGGAGATCGAATTCCAGCTCACCGAGAggcgcgtcgccttctgtcgcttcggATCgacctctcgcgtctctgtgtgtcggaGAAGAACTCAGTCGAGCAGCTGCGAGCCCCATACGCGCTCCTGAggcttcttgttctccgtcttcgaTTTGTCCTTCTGCGCTTCCGTCTACACGTGAGGCGGGGCCGTTGTCCCCTGGCGTCGCCAGGGAGTTTTCACCGAGTGTGGCAAGACTGAGGAGACACTCTCGGTTCCGATTGCAGGACGCCTCGGGAAGCCAGAAGGGAGCAGCGGAGGCGCGGGACGCGAGGAAGTTGCGGGGATTTTTCGGCACCTTTCTCGCTGACGGGAGTGGGGATACAAGGGTCGATCCTGAAAGAGACCCCAGCAAGCCTCCGAGACATCTGGAGACCCGTCTCTTCAATCCCGCCTTGCGGTTTCTCTCTGAGCGTCGCATACaggcctcctcttcttcctgctctgtATTCCTCTCTTCACCCTCTCCTTTTCGAGGAAATTATTTAGAGAGGGGGGTTCCTGACTGTGGTCGCGACTCTTCTCCAGCCGTGGTAGCGTTCGGAACTGCTCCGTACAcccgtcgcctgtctccgtggTCTCCCCTTCGGTCTCCCAACTCCGCGTCGGCCTGTGCACAACCTCCTCGACGACGCAACGGCATCGCAGCGAGTTCTGCTCGCGCaccgtcgttctctccttccctctcttctcactcttcctctttgtcgtctTATCGCTCCTCcgtcccttctctctctccgtctcacGTTGTAtcttcgcgtctgtctctgagtTCCGTCAGCTCGGCTTTTGCTCGGCCTTTTCGTCGCGTCTTGCGGCGCCCAGAGACCTGGTCGCCTCTCCCGTCTGAGGGGTGCCCGGCGTGGCGCCTCTCCCCCGCGACCCCCGAAGATTCGCTGCCGCTTTCTGGGTCTTTGTCTGCTGCTTCGGCACCCTCTGGAGTTCGCTTGACTGCGTCGGCGTTGTCGCCAGAGCGGAGACCAGACAGCCTGGGAATCGCGTCTGCGCCTCCCAACTGTCTGAGAAAGATGGGCTGTCAGTGTTCAACCCAGCGCAACGTGCGGAGGCCTGAGTCGCCGTCCAAGTCTCAGAGCGACAGCGTCGTCCGGCGCAGCGAAGGGACGAGGGCGGgtctctcctcgacgccAGCGACTGTGGAAGGCACGCCgcgggaggcgaagaggcaggGGTCGCGGGGGTCCGAAGCGCGCTGCGAGGCCGCGGATGGTGAACCGAGGAAGCGTGGCGGAATTcgagcgcgagaagcagacgaaccCGGtaaagaggaggaggaggtcAGCGCAGACGCCGCCAGCGAGAAGCCAGTCGACGGCACGCCAGGAGGTGTCTCGTCGCCGGAGGGGCGAGCGGGGCAAGGGACGCAGGAGCCAGGGAAGAAGTGTGGGgtgcgaggagacacttcaCACGCGTCGCGAGAGGCCGGTACTTGGCGCctcgaagaaagggaaaacCATCAAACAGAGGGTTCTTCCCCGCCTCTACCTTGGCAGTCAGAGCAGAAAGACCTTGAGAGAAGTGGCGTGGGTGAGGGAGACGCGCCTCCGCTGTTTAGCCGACTCGCGTCCTCAGGCTTGACAGCTCTAGAAaaagatgtgcatgcaggccaCCTTGAGGCCATGGAGAGCCGCGTTGCCTTGTCTGCTGCGgggggaaggaaacgaaggggcgaggaagtgaaggagagaggagacagcgaggcgcATCCATCCGAACAGGAGACCCTGATGACATCGCCTGCTCGTCTCGCGTCAACAGGGACGACGCGAGCGACGGAATCGACGCGAGAGGCCCCGCCCGCAGGTCCGGCTCTCGGCACATGCAGCGGGCGCGGGTGTCCCTCCCCTGAGACGGCGACGTCAGGTCCAGGCAAGGGCAGTCTGCGGAGCTGCGCGTCGCAGGATGGGAGTCCCGCTGCGATCTTTTCGTCTCCGTACAAAAGGCGAAGCAGTGGTCGCCAGGGCCGCGGCGACGAGGCTGGAAGCGCCGCGCCGATCGCAGGCGCGTGCTCGCGCCCCAAGGATGGGAAGGCCACCCCAGGCGTCGCCTCCAGTTCCTTTGCTTCAGGCGATGGATGCAGCGACGGTGGAGTAGATCCCGACCGAGGGAGCGCCGCtcggcgaagagacagctccCGGAGCCTCGTTCGGCGACGTGTCAGCTCGGCCTCGCCCTCGCGCCCAGAGGGGCCTTCCTCAGGGCGTGTCTCGGGGTCTCGTCCGCGCCATACGCAGAGCGGGTGTTCGGGGATTGTCTCTCAAGGTTCCGCGTTCCCGGCTGCGTTATCTCAATGGAAGAagggtgcatgcgtttccaaCAAGTGTGCTGACTCGGACGCCTtgtgctgtctctcgccgctcGCGTACTCTcagcagaagctgctgccTTCGCATCTGAGCGGTTCTCTCGCGGTGTCGGAGATTCTCCTCGAGTCGAGCATCGTAGGCCGGTATGTCATGTTGCCGtggaacgaggaagacggcgaCATTCGGCAAAACTTCTATGTCCACTGCCCGCCGCCCGTCGCGCTTTGCTCGCCGCTGTCGCAGAGCGtcgcgatgcatgcaagcacTCCACCTCCGTTTCCTTTAGGCCCTTCGCGGCGCGAGGCCGTCGCCGCGtgtcctgtgtctcctccgtgtGGGAGACGAGGCAGGGTGAACCGGAGAAGTGAaccggagagaggagacgggcGCGGCCGCGATGAACTCGAGAGCGGTATGTACGCGGGAGCGAAGCTGGCTCCCGAGGGACTTGTCAAGAGTACGCAAGAAAGCCCTGTGAACGGTAGACACTTAGCTTCGAGTGCATGTGGAAACGCGAGAGCAGGtcgagaggagggagggagaaCGACGGAAAAGAGTCGGTGGACTAAGCGAAATTATCCGGCGCCTGCCCAAGGAGACGTGACGGAGTCTCTCGAGTCGCTGTCTTACGGATTCGGGGGGTTCCCTCAGGAAAGCcgagaacggaggagacgcaaCACAGGCGGGGGGAGTAGAGAAGCCTGCAACAGCCGCGCTCAGGGACGCGAGACACGGAAGACAG AGGACggagctgtctcttctcggttCGAGGGTGAGGCTCGTTCGCATCCCTGTCCGCGTCCGCCTGCGTGCTGTACGTCGAttcctctcgcgtccgcgtcttctcctaCTGGCGGCAGCTCGTTTGCTGGCGCCTCGGTCAGCGACCCCGTAGTCCGGACGGAGGCGGAGGGCGAGGTGTCTCCTGGCGAGTTGGGTGTCCCCGGAGACAGCGCCGAGGCGCCCGCATGCGACCTGGCGACGCTGTCTCCGTGTGGGGACCCTGGGGCTCTGGGTCGCTGCGAAGAGTGGGGTCCTGATGGGAAGTGGACGGACCCGGATGGGGTGATGTCTCTGAGTcggaagcagcagcagaagtTCGCGGCCTGGAAGCGACTATCGGAGATTGTCAAGGACCCTGTGGTAATTCAAGATGTGCCGAACAGCCGCGCGATTCGTCAGGGGTTCGTGGGCGActgctcctttctctcctctctcgcggtcCTTTCGGAGTTCGAGCGAAAGCACAACGTCCCCGTGCTCTCAGGCCTCCTCTACCCCCAGGGCACGATCCCGGCCGTCTCGGAGGCCGGCAGAAGACCGCAAGATGGAGGCGAAAGGGTCGGACCTATCTTCAACCCACGGGGCATGTACGCCTGCAGGCTATACTTCAACGGGGTTCCTCGAAAGGTTTTGATCGATGATTACGTCCCCGTCAGAAAGGACAACAAACTCCTCGCGGCGCACTCGTCGAACAAAAGCGAGCTCTGGGTCACGCTTCTCGAGAAAGCGTTCGTGAAGCTCATGGGAGGTAGCTACTCGATGCAGGGGTCGAACCCCGGCGCAGATCTGTACCACCTCACCGGGTGGATTCCAGAAACGATTCCCTTCCGCAGCGACGTTCACACCGGGTCGCCGGCTTCGCACAAACCGATCGTCACGGGTCGCGAAAACGAGGATGACGAGGTCGTCAAAGATCCCAAATGGACGCAAATCTGGACGCAACTGTACCTCGGATTAACTGCGGGACGGTGCGTCGCCTGTCTAGGCACCAGCGAAGTCTCCGACGCTGCTCCAAGTGGACTTGACTTCCCCGAAGGCGTCTCCGTCAGCAGCG GCATCGTCGCTCGGCATGCATACAGCATTTTGAATTACGCGGAAATCGAGGGACATCGATTGTTGTACGTAAAAAACCCATGGGGATGCGTCCGCTGGAAAGGCAagttttctccttcagaCAAAGCGAGCTGGACGCAAAACATGAAGGAGAAACTTGGCTACGATCCTGCAACAGCC GCCAAGTCGGATTGCGGCTGCTTCTGGATCGAGTGGCTGGACGTCGTCCGGTGGTTCTCGCACCTCTACGTCTGCTGGGACAATAGTTGTTTTCCTTACCAAGCAGAGATTCATTCGAA GTGGGAACGTTCGCCGTTCATCGAGAATTCGTCGTTGGCAGACGATTCACACATGGTTGCGTTCAACCCGCAGTTTCACCTGCGCATCAGTCCTCGTCCCGAAGacttcgcctcttctgcgcTAGCGGGGCCGTAcccgtttctgtcttttccttctctgacCTCTCCGGCGTCTGCAGCCTCTCTGCCGATGCCGTCGAACTCGCCTCCTGGCACGCCTCACaccgcctcgctctctcccgtGCCTTCGTTCTCCCAGGAAAATCAACCCGTGGAGCTCTGGATTCTCCTTTCGCGACACGTACGCGAGAGGCAAAAGGACTTGGCGACGAAGTACCTAGCCATtcacctgcatgcagcctctGAGCGAGCGACCTGTCCCCCGCCTCCGGCGAAGCAGGGCGTCTACAGCAACGGCGAATGCACGCTGGTCAAACTCCGCGTTCACCCACACGTTTTCCGCGATCTCttcgcgagagacgcgagcgacgaAGGCAGCCGGTTCCCCTCCGACAACTCCGCgaagcgcgaagagaaggggaaaaaggaagcgGCTGGAGGCAGGCCGCCGCTTCCAGGGTTCGAAGGCCACCAACTTCTCGACGCGTCGGAATTCGTCCTGGTCGTCTCCCAGTACTCGCAAAAG GACGAATTCAATTTCACTATCAAGGTGTACGGACACGTCCACTCATGTCTCACCCAActgccgcctctccttcctacGGATGCGCAATCGATCTATTTCAAGA ACAGCTGGGGCCCGTCGACGGCGGGAGGCTGCTCCAATGATTTGTGGAGGTATTTTACCAATCCACATATTCGTCTGAAAGTCCCTCAGCCGTGCGACGccattttctttctcgaaTCTCCTCAA GAGCACTCAGTGAATTTGCGTTTGTTCAAAAACCGAGTTGCGACGGCGCGTTTGTTGCGGACCGGCAAGGCTTTGTCAACGGGGCCGTACCGGGCAGGATGTTGTATGCTCAAGGCTCGTCTCGAGGCGACGACGTACACGATTATTCCCTCAACGTTCAGACCAGATGACTTCGACACGTTTCAGCTGTCTCTACACGTGCCTGGCAATGTCGCAAAGCCTCGGCCGGTGCTTCTTCCGCAACCTTACGCAATCCCCCCGCCCTCTTCCCTTTTCTATCGAGTTGTGGATGGCCGAAAATGCACACGGCAAGTCTGGGCGAGAGTCGCTCTTCAAGTCCAAGGCCCTACTCTG GTGGCACTGCGCCTGCAAATGCCTGGACCTCCCGAGCCAGGCGACGTGTTTCCTTCGCTGACAGTCTATCGctacacagagacagcagagagagagcgagaggtgGAGAGTGAGAGGAgcgcggagaggaagaatcAGAAGAAACTGCAGTTCGTCATTCGAAGCGACCTCGACGGCGGCCTCAGTGAAGACGGCCACACGGCTTCTTCCGCCGCACAGGATCTCTTCCAGAAACAG
- a CDS encoding methyltransferase domain-containing protein (encoded by transcript TGME49_293830) — MEPRTIVPREGAEEREVTPSLLLQSHRTPRSDLWEGWQIAEDPPTLENSPGPLGCSIENAHDAESPYMANNSHNYHVEQTDSNAKRFSAYSGETETVTLTDGALLPICSGDARKSRGECDVTKVDASKMKQAVQYTSIGSKNVGVHSTGRNRSSSEKTKGNPREKFRVYWQCALNNFGLTNEGMLLKQDACEQGFCSADAQEVMSLMMRCTVDAVLKEESKPEVSASASLQKADQSGTREKHDNLTGAEDVNSLSGGDETDLLPSTKKNPDDTRCPECRQLANIRLENCGNEHGNVLLRRNLGSHLAVTPHFDTVLELGAGIGRLTRLLQEFAAQVVAVDFVDEYVKANRDAHGSCHSRKNDLFVVADATTIEFPLATNDQRVFTTGLPHKTESPSTFDLIIINWLLMYLTDDEVKTLLRKLVSAWSRRGGFVFLRESCGEPSDKGKQSRNWALWGNPTVYRRAEVYTRWIHEASEETGTAVQMVLSAHPMTLYQQANHTDSQCCWFLRIQR, encoded by the exons ATGGAGCCTCGAACGATTGTGCCTCGTGAGGGCGCGGAGGAAAGGGAGGTTACGCCATCACTGTTGCTACAATCGCATCGTACTCCTAGATCAGATTTATGGGAGGGTTGGCAAATCGCAGAAGATCCGCCTACATTGGAGAACTCTCCCGGACCTCTCGGCTGTAGCATCGAGAATGCCCACGATGCAGAGAGTCCCTATATGGCGAATAACAGTCACAATTACCACGTCGAGCAAACGGACTCAAACGCAAAACGATTCTCCGCATATTCTGGTGAAACTGAAACCGTAACTCTGACAGACGGTGCGCTTCTTCCTATATGCTCCG GTGATGCTCGGAAGTCTCGAGGTGAATGCGACGTTACAAAGGTAGACGCAAGCAAAATGAAACAAGCGGTGCAGTACACCTCTATAGGCTCCAAAAATGTGGGCGTTCACTCCACCGGCCGGAATCGGTCATCGtcagagaagacaaaaggGAACCCAAGGGAAAAGTTCCGGGTCTATTGGCAGTGCGCACTCAACAATTTCGGCCTCACGAACGAGGGCATGCTACTGAAACAAGATGCCTGCGAACAG GGTTTTTGTAGTGCAGACGCTCAAGAAGTAATGAGTCTCATGATGCGGTGCACAGTCGATGCAGTGctcaaagaagaaagcaaaccagaggtttctgcttctgcttcactACAGAAGGCTGATCAGTCGGGcaccagagaaaaacacgacAATCTAACTGGAGCAGAAGACGTCAACAGCT TGAGCGGTGGGGATGAGACAGACCTCCTTCCGAGCACGAAAAAGAACCCAGATGATACTCGGTGCCCGGAGTGTCGACAGCTCGCAAATATCCGACTGGAGAACTGTGGAAACGAGCACGGAAATGTTTTGCTACGGCGAAACCTGGGGTCCCACCTAGCAGTGACCCCTCACTTTGACACGGTGTTAGAACTCGGCGCTGGGATTGGCCGCCTCACACGGCTGCTGCAGGAATTCGCGGCACAGGTAGTGGCAGTCGATTTTGTTGACGAGTACGTCAAAGCCAACCGAGACGCACATGGCAGTTGCCACAGCAG GAAAAATGACCTATTTGTCGTAGCCGATGCAACGACTATCGAGTTCCCTCTTGCGACGAACGACCAGAGGGTGTTCACGACTGGCCTACCGCACAAAACAG AATCCCCGTCTACGTTTGATTTAATAATCATCAACTGGTTACTGATGTACCTCACTGATGATGAAGTGAAGACTCTTCTTCGAAAATTAGTATCTGCCTGGTCTAGGAGAGGAGGTTTCGTGTTCTTGCGTGAGAGCTGCGGAGAGCCATCTGATAAAGGAAAACAGAGTCGTAATTGGGCCCTATGGGGAAATCCGACAGTGTACAGGCGCGCAGAAGTGTATACGCGGTGGATCCACGAAGCGTCAGAGGAAACAG GAACTGCGGTGCAAATGGTGCTCTCGGCGCATCCCATGACACTTTATCAGCAGGCCAACCACACTGACAGTCAATGCTGCTGGTTCTTGCGCATACAACGTTGA